AATCTTTCTCTCCTTTCATCTTGAGTTTTGGTTTTTGCTGCTCAAAGTTGAAAGGGTCTACAGACACGCCTCAAACTCGAGATCAATGAATTTTCCTTAGGAGCTTGCATCCGATTTGAGTTTCTAaacttttctctttatttttaatcTGTCTCTGGCACTAGTATCCATAACGTTTTTATTGGTTATATGTAAGAATTGAACCATACAAGCCAAAGGTGCATCTTGTTTGATTGGGCAGCTTCTTATCATGTGTCTTTCTATAGTGTTGCAAAAAAATCGTCGATAGTTGTTGGGTTTATATTTTTAGACTTTCCTATAATCAATGAAAATATAAGGcatttttcactaaaatcatgGTTAGAAGTGATTTCCTCCATCTCTCCTTGATTAATCCCATACTGAAGTCTATTTCCTTAAATTGTAAGGAGGGAAAAATTAATCAAAGCCATGATCATCTTAGTCAGTTGTGCATAAGGAGCTTATAAACCCACATGGCCACATCGCCATAAAGTTTTATTTTATGGAAATCTCAGTCACTCTAAGTAGTGAAACTCCATAGTCTAAACctaaatcatattttattttattttatttttatgcacTAAGGAATAACATTACTTGAGTTTTTACAACAACAACGTGTATTACCATAACATTTCAAACTTCGAAAAATTTTTGGACGCTGTTTAGAATTCCTATACAAAATTTTATGGAAAAAGCAACCAACAAATCTTCTTTTCTATTTGTATATTTTTAATAGATTGCTGGTGTGTTTCTTTTTGGCAGTTTTTTTTTTACATGAAAAATGAGCTGGCATGTAGTCCCGCCGTCACATCACGTCATGCTTATGCTCATCGCGGACCCATCGACACGGAGATATCGGTCGGGGGCTTGAGCGTCTGGGCCCAGGCCTGTGAATCGAGGAAGAGCTTCGACACCACTCCGGCCGCCCACGTCATGTCCGGCCTCGACGCCGCATCCGCCTCCACGCACCGCAGCGCCACCTGGATCAGCGCCTCCACCACCAACACTGGGAACGAGTCCCGCAGCCTCCGATCGACCCACTGCCTCACCCTCCCTTGCCGTCCCTCCTCCATGCCGATCGCTTCCCTAGCCGTATCAATCAGCAACACGGATTCTAAGTCCTCGCCGTCGAGTCTGCGTTCGCGCGGCTTCTTCCCGGAGATGAGCTCTAGGAGGACCACCCCGAAAGTGAAAACATCGGACCGCCGCGATACGCTCCCGCCCAAGAGCAGCTCCGGCGCCATGTAATCTCTTGACCCCTCTATCCGAATCCCGCGACTGCCCGTCCTCCTCATTCCTGACGAAGAGGAAATCGAGTCGGCATCTCCGTTCGCTTCAGCATCGGCCGGTATCTCGCCGGCGAGGTCGGTGGCGCCAAAGTGGCATATCCTGGCCCGGAAACCGGGTTCGGTGACGATGATGGAGGAGCTCTTCAGTCGGTTGTGGACGCCGGCGGTGACGGAGGAATGGAGGTGTATGTACTCGAGGCCGGAGGCAAGGTCGGAAGCGATCTGCATCCGGGAGATCCAGGTGGAAAGCGGGGTGAAGCCAGGGTTCTTGGAATTTCGGAGGCAGTCGTCGAGGCTGGCGCCGGGGGTGTACTCGTAGACAAGGTAAACGTAGTCGCCGGCGATAGAGGCGCCGAGGAGGCGGGCGAGGCTGGAGTGGTGGGACTTACCTAGAGCGGCGAGGCGAGCGGGGAGAGCAGCTGGGTCGGGGCCACGGAAGCGGCGCTGGAAGAGGACTGCGTCCTTGCCGCGGAGGTAACAGCGCCAGCCGGAGGAGCGGGGGAGACGATTGGAGCGGAAGCTGGAGGTAGCAGAGCAGAGCTCGGTGAAGGTGTAGAGGACGAGGGCTTCGGGAAGGGCCTCACGGAGGGAGGAGAGGCTGGATCCGGAGGATCCGGAGGAGGGGTTGGATCCGGAGGCGGGAGGGCGGTGTAGGGGAGGATCGCTACTGGAGAAGGTGGGGAAGCCGCCGGAAGAGGTGGCGACGGCGGAGGCGTTGGCGGAAGAAGATCGAGATCTGGATCGCGGCCTGGGATCGGCGGTGTGGACGGCGGCCTTGGTCTTGCACATAGGGGGCGCAGAGACCATT
The genomic region above belongs to Zingiber officinale cultivar Zhangliang chromosome 11A, Zo_v1.1, whole genome shotgun sequence and contains:
- the LOC122031414 gene encoding protein LYK5-like, encoding MVSAPPMCKTKAAVHTADPRPRSRSRSSSANASAVATSSGGFPTFSSSDPPLHRPPASGSNPSSGSSGSSLSSLREALPEALVLYTFTELCSATSSFRSNRLPRSSGWRCYLRGKDAVLFQRRFRGPDPAALPARLAALGKSHHSSLARLLGASIAGDYVYLVYEYTPGASLDDCLRNSKNPGFTPLSTWISRMQIASDLASGLEYIHLHSSVTAGVHNRLKSSSIIVTEPGFRARICHFGATDLAGEIPADAEANGDADSISSSSGMRRTGSRGIRIEGSRDYMAPELLLGGSVSRRSDVFTFGVVLLELISGKKPRERRLDGEDLESVLLIDTAREAIGMEEGRQGRVRQWVDRRLRDSFPVLVVEALIQVALRCVEADAASRPDMTWAAGVVSKLFLDSQAWAQTLKPPTDISVSMGPR